DNA sequence from the Sulfurimonas sediminis genome:
TGAATTGTTTCTGTTGTAGATATGATTTCAGCAGTCTGTTCTTCAATATTGTGCATCCGCTCATTTGTTTGATCATTGAGCTCATTAATCTCTTCAAGTTGAATGAGATTGTCTTCGATGGTTCCCTGCAAAAAGTGTGTGCCGCTGCTGTAGCTTTCAATGATGAGTTTGACAAAAGCATCATTTTTCATCTCAGAAGTGCTCTCTTGGGTATTTTGCTGATTTTTCAGTTGTTGAATTTCATCATAAAGCCTGTTGTTTTCAGCCTCCATTGCTGCTATTTTCGCTTTATACTCATTTTCAAGTTTTTCAAGTTTTGCACTGCATCCAAACATATTTGATTCCTTTTACTTATTTCCTGTTATTTTAGCATAATCCGGGTTAAATTAAGACTCACACACTCTATCAAGTGGCAGTGTAATCATAAAACAGCTTCCCTTGTCAGTATTCTGCCAGGAAAGTTCGCCTCCAAGATGTTTTTCTACAATGATTTTGGACATGTATATGCCAAGACCTGTGCCGTTTTTGGATTTTGATGTGACATAGGGCTCTCCGAGTTTTTTGAGTATTTCCGGTTTTATGCCTCCGCCGTTGTCACAGATTTTAAAGGCTATCTCTTCTTCTTGTTTTGTGACATCTATGCTGATATGTCCGCCTTCTTTGGTGTTTTCTTTGATGGCATCCTTGGCATTGTTGAGGATATTTATGAGGACCTGCAACAGTTGGTTCTGATAGGTACAGAATTCAATATCGCTGTTTTTCGCAAAAGCGAGTGTGATGGCATTGTTCTCTAAAGATTTTTCAACAAGATGTGTGAGCTTTTTCAAAACAGTATCTGCGGTGACAAGCTCTTTCTTTTTGTCAGGCTGGAAAAAGTTTCTAAAATCATCTATGGTGTGCGAGAGGTATTGCGTCTGTCCGTTGAGTGTATGAATGAGTTCCTGCAGAGATTTTGCATCAACACTTCCCTGCAGTTCCAACTGTGCCTGAATATTGTTTGAAACCATGGAAATCACACTCAAAGGCTGTCTCCACTGGTGGGCTATCATGGAGAGCATATCTCCCATTGCCGCCTGACGGGACTGTGAAATCATCAGTTCGTCTTTTTTCTGTATATCGGTGATATCCACAATGGCTATGAGATACAGGGTTTCATTGCCGTTGTACTGATCGTCAAGTTTGACGGCATGCAAAATCCCGACTCGCTTCTCTTTTGATTTTGTGGTAATAGTCTGTTGCTGTCTGGGCTCTTTTAGAGGGTTTTTGTAGTATTGTCTAATGCTTTTCATGCTCTTTTCATCTTCATGAACAAACAGTTTTTTCAGCATTTTTTCGATTGTCGGAATCTCATGGAGAGAATAACCTGTATTTTCTTGAAGAATCTTATTGAGCATTAAAATCTCTCCGTTTGTATTGTAAAGCATCAAAGGAATGGGTGTAAACTTTATCATTTTTTCAAATCTGTTTTTTTCGACTTCGAGTTGGTACATTAAAAGCTTGAGTTGTGATATGTCCCGAATTATTTTGAGCAGATAAAGCGGTTTTTTTTGTTCGTCGACTAAAAGCACAACTGCCAGACTTACCCAAATGACAGTGCCGTTTTTATGGACATAACGCTTCTCGACATGGTATGATTTCTTTTCATTGTTTTGGAGTTGTTCAAGCATGTATCTGTCTGTATCTCTGTCCTGGGCAAAAGTGATGTCGGCGACATGCATATTTTTGAACTCCTGCTTTGTGTATCCCAGGAGTTTTGTGAGGTATTCATTGGTATCTATCAATCTTCCATCAAGTGAAACATGGGCTATGCCTATGTCTGCCTCTTCAAAAGTCAGCCTGTAAAGATGTTCCTGCTCGTAAAGCTTTTTTGTGAGTGTTTCCTGATTGGTTATGTCTATACCGGAGCTGATGATATTTACAATGGTGCTGTTTTTGTCTTTGATGCAGGTGTTTCGCCATGATACAGTGTGTTTGTTACCCTCTGCGTCCACTATTTGATTTGTATACTCCTTGACAGATTCTGCTTTTTGAGAGACAATTGCGTCAAAAATATTTTGCATCTTCGGCTGTTTTGATTTTGGCACAAAATGCTGAATGAAATTTTTGCCGAGTATCTTCTTTTTTGGCAGCCTGAGCAGTTTGGAACCACTGTTGTTTATCATCTGCACACTTCCGTGAAGATCCAAAATCAGCACTATCGTTTCTGTTGAGTTGAGATACAAATCGTTCATCTTGTGCTCATACTCAGCCTCTTGAAGCAATTTTTTCTTTTGTGTGATATCATGAAAAGAGAGCACAGCCCCGTTGACTTTTCCCTCTTCTATAATCGGATTCTGCAGTACTTCAACATCAAAAGGCGTGCCGTCTTTTTTGAAAAAAAGTTCCTCTTTGCGGACAGAAATCCCTTTGATAAGATGCATATGCAGCATGCACTCCTCAAGGGGGTAGTGGCTGCCGTCGGGTTTTGTATGGTGCCAGATTCTGTGGGCATTTTTCCCAAGTAGTTCGTCCTCTGTATAGCCCAGCATTGTAAGGGCGGCTTCATTGACAAAAGTGTGGCACCCCTGCAGGTCAAGCCCGATGATACCGTCATGCGTGGAATTCAAAATCAAAGAGAGCTGTCTTTGCATCTTCTGCTCATTTGCAATGGATACCTGCAACTCTTCATTGGAGCTTTGCAGCTCTTCGTTGGAAGTTTCGAGCTCTTCATTGGCACTTTGCAACTCTTCGTTGGCGCTCTGAAGCTCTTCGTTGAGCAGTTGCATATTCTCTTTGGAAAGCATCAGCTCATCCAAAAGAGCGTGATTGTCCTCCTGGAGTTCCTGCACCCGGTTTGAAAGGTTTTCTATCACATATGATTCGTTTGGCAAGACTATTTCTCTGGTGTTGAACTCCAAATTGTTGGCATTGAGTTCCTGAAAGTAGAGTAAAATAAAAACAGCATCCTGTTTGTTTGCAAAAGGAGTGGCAATGACTTTGACAAAAGTCTGTCTTTTTTCGCCGAGTTTGACTTCGATAAATTTTGTGCTCTGCACTTTTGCGCTTTTTGCAGTCTGATCAAGAATCTTTTTGACGCTGTACTGCAGCTCTTTTTTCAGGTTTTCGACAATATTCAAAGTCACAAAACCGTCATTAAGTTCTAAAAAAGGGTTATTCCCCTGTTTGTAGACAATGGTGAAATTTGTATCGACGATAATGCACTCCGAAGAAAAAAGTTCAAATACGCTATTTGTTATCTCTTCTTGTATGTTGATATCTTTGAGGGTGAATGTTTTGACTTCCGAGAGGTTCTGTTTGGCATGTGTATGTGTTGAAAAGTAGTGCGAAGAGATTTTTGGAGGATTCTCAAGCTGCTCTTTGATGTAAATCTTATGCTCCTGGTCGAGCGTTTTAAAATAGGCAACGCTCGTAAGTGTTGATTCTGAGGAGCCTAAAAACAAGAGACCTTTTTCTTTGAGCGCATAATGAAAGAGTACAAAAAGATCTTCCTGGACCTCAGGCAAAATATAGATAAGAAAATTTCTGCAGCTGATGATATCCTGGTTGATAAAAGGCGGGTCGCATAAAACATTGTGTTTTGTAAAAATAATCTGAGAACGAATAGCCTCTTTGACCTTGTAGGCTCCGTCTAAGGGGATAAAATACTCTTTGCGTATTTTCTTTGGAGTCTTTTGGAGTGCTTTTTTGGAGTAGATTCCTTTTTTTGCAACCTCAAGTGCTTTTTCGTCAATGTCTGTGGCAAAAATATGGACATCGAAATTTTTTTTGAGCTTTTGTTTGATTTGGTCAATGGTAACAGCCAGAGAGTAGGCCTCCTCTCCTGTAGAACAGGCAACAGACCAGACTCTCAGGTCATAGCTGTCGGGCTTGTCAGAGAGGTACTCTTCAAGATGCTGTCGGAGTGCCTCAAATGATTTTTCGTCTCTGAAAAACTCTGTAACCCCGATGAGGATGTTTTGATACAGTAGATGCAGCTCATCCGGATTGGCATTGATATAGTCAATATACTCTTCAAGCGTTGCACATTTATTTAAAAGCATCCGTTTGCTCAGCCGTCGCATAACAGTCTCTTTTTTATACTTTTCTATGTCAAGGGACTCTTTTTCTTTGAGAAGCTTTACAATCTTCATGAAAGGTCCGGGTGCGGTATGCACGATGTTTACAAGATTTTGGGCTATCTCTTTTACCTCAAATATATAGTCAATGAAACCGCTTGCAATCGCATGTTGCGGCATCTCCGGGTACTGGGCCTCTTTTGGAGACTGGGCGACGGTGATACCGCCGTGTTCTTTGATGGTTCTGACACCCGCAGTTCCGTCATGTCCTGTCCCGCTGATGACGATACCAAGGCAGTTTTCTTTTTTGTAACTGCTGAGCGATTTGAAAAGTGTATCGATAGAAGGCGTCGGAATATGGGGTGTATCGGGTGCTTTTTCAAGCAGCAGTCGGTGGCGTGTATAGATGAGGTTGTATCCCGGGGGAACAACATAGACATTGTTTGGCAAAAACTGCTGATCTTTTGTGATGAGAGAGACGGGCATAACCGTATATGCGGTCAATATTTCGGACAAGGCACTCTTTTTATGCGGGTCAAGATGCTGGGCAACTATATAGACATACTCCTGGTCTGTGGGCAGCAGAGGAAACAGCTCTTTTAAAGCCTGCAACCCTCCGGCACTCGCACCTATCCCGATAAATACAGAATTTTTCATATCTCCCTCCGTTATTTCTTAATATTAGCATAATTTTGATAAGATTAGCGTATGATAAATTTAAAAGCACTACAATCATTGGCAAGAAAATTTAAAGTTTTATATGTGGAAGATGATATGGCTGTGCAAACTGCACTCACGGAGTATCTGAAGAACTTTTTTGCAGATGTGACGACTGCCAAAGACGGGGTTGAGGGTTTGGAGCGTTATAAAAACGGGCAGTTTGACATCGTGATTACAGATTTATCCATGCCCAGGATGGACGGCATAGAGATGTTGCAAAAGATACGGGAGATAAATCCGCAGCAGGCACTCTTGATAACAACCGCACACAGCGGCTCTGACTACATGTCACAGGCCATTAAAATAGGGGTTGACGGGTATATAATCAAACCTTTTGATTATGAGCAGCTAAATTATGAACTCTACAAGGTCAGTGAAAAACTCGAAGTCATGCAGGAGAATGAAGCCTACAAAAAATCCCTGCAGCGCATGGTGGAGCAAAAAACAGCCGAGTTAAGCGCAATGATACAGTTTCAGCATGACAACTATGAAAAAACACTGCTGGCAATGGTCAAATTGATAGAAGAGAGAGATACTTATACGGCTGGTCATTCCCAAAGAGTTGCCAAATACTCCAAAATGATAGCCCAAAAGATGGGACTCTCCCAAAAAGAGTGCGAAAAAGTCTATCAGGCGGGAATTTTGCATGATATCGGCAAGATTGTCACACCGGATGTTGTCCTTTTGAAACCAAAAAAACTCAATGACTTGGAATACAAACTGATTCAGGAACATCCTCAGGTGGGCTACAGACTTTTGGCAAATATTCCTATGTATGCAGAGCTTGCGGACATAGTCCGTGACCATCATGAGCGATGTGACGGCAGCGGATATCCAAGAGGCATAAAAGCCAGTGAAATTGACAGACTGGCAAAAGTGATGATGATTGCTGACTGTTTTGATGCCATGACAACCAACAGAATATACAAAGGCAGAAAAACTCCCAAAGAAGCACTCGAGGAGATAGAACGTCTGAGTGGCGTGCAGTATGATGCGGATGCCGTCAAAGCAACACTAGAGGTGCTAAAAGATGTGGTTGTGGATAAAAATATAAACCAGTTGCCGCATACCGACATAGAAAAGGAGCGATTTGCCTATTTTTACAAGGACAGTCTGACAGATCTGTACAACCAGAGTTACCTTGATGTAATGTTGCTGCAAAACTCTTATGACAGAAAATACGCACAGCTGCATCTGTTGCGGTTGAAACATTTTTCACGTTTCAACAAAGAATCCGGATGGAAAGAGGGAGACACTGTTTTGGTGAAAATTGCCAAATCTTTGAAAGGATGTTTTGACCTCTCTATGGTTTTTAGAATTTTTGGCGATGATTTTGCCATACTTGATAACGGAGAGTGCAATATGAAAGAGATAGAGCAGAAAATCAATGCCATTCTAAGCAACACTATTATAAAATCAGACATACTGAATCTCACTCTTGACACCCAAAAGAGTATAAGCGTAGATGATTTGGAAAAACTTTGATGGATAGTCTTTTTGCGGAACCGGTACTAAGTACCAAAGCCATTAAGTGAAGAAAATTAATGCTTTCTCGGAATCGGTACTTTAGTGCCGACTGTCAGGCTGTAAAAGCCTAAATCTGCCTTTTGTTAAATCCGGAAGTTCCCATTTTCGCCTCTGAGTGAAACTCTTTTGCATAGGGCTTGAGGTATGTGGGGATTGCTCTGCCTTTTAGCTTCATCATATCCTGAAGCATATACTTTGCAATCTCCTCTTCAGCTATCTTCTTCTTTACATGTAAATAAGAAAAAAGCAGTTCCCCCTGTCTTTGCAGAGAGATTTTCCATGTAGAGTCTGTCTGTTCGTAAATCCAGAGACCAAAAGCATAAAAGTTTTCATAAACACTTTCATTTTGCCATAAGAGCGGGAGTGTTGTTTTGAAGTTGCCACTGTTGTAGTACAAATCCCAAAAGCGTGCAAAGCGTTTCATAATCTGTATATCTCTGAAGCTGAGTTTGTTGTTTTTTAAAATATCATAGGGCGGAATGTCACTGTAGACCATACCCTCTTCTTTGTCATGACGGCTGATGTGTGTGCCGGAGAGTTTTTTCAGGATGCCTATTTGAATTTCACAGCTGCTCATGCGCATTAATTCATCAAGATTGCGCCCGAAACTTTCTAGACTTTCACCAGGAAGCCCAACAATCAAGTCAAGATGGATATGCGCTGTCGTTTCATTTTCCAAAAAGTTTATATTGTCTTTTATTTTGTCAAGTTTTAACTGTCTTGAGATGTTGTTGGCAATCTCTGGGTTGAGGGTCTGAATGCCTATTTCAAGCTGCAAAGCTCCATGGGGAAAACGTTTGATTTTTTCTCGCAGAGATGCTGGAAAGTGGTCAGGAATAACTTCAAAATGGGCAAAATAAGGCGGTTCTTTCTCTAAAAAGAAATCAAGTATTTTGTTGGCTGCTTTCATATTGAGATTAAAAGTTCTGTCGACAAATTTGAAATTTCTTGCCCCTCTTTCCCAAAGTTTTTGAAATTCTTCCAGAACTGCATCAAGGTTAAAAGCGCGTACTTTTTCATCCATAGAGGAGAGACAAAATTCACATTCAAAGGGACAGCCCCGGGAGATTTCCACATAAATATAACGGTTTTTGATGTCCTCGTCTGTATAGTACATGTAAGGGAGCTGTATAGCTTTAAGATCGGGCAAGGTCATTTTGATGATTTTCTCAGTCGGCACTTTGTTTTGAATATTTTTACACAACCGGTAAAAAGCCAGATCTCCCTCTCCCTGAATGATATAGTCCGCAGCATCGAAATTGACACGAAAAGGGAGGTAGCTTACTTCTGGCCCGCCGAGAATTATGCGTGTTGTCGGGAAAACTTTTTTGAGGATATGAATCAGTTCGTGTACCTCTTTTGCATTCCAGATATAGACGCCTATGCCTATGATGTCAGGCTGGGGTAGAAGCAGTTTTTCTGCAATAGTCTGGATGGCATCATTGATGCTGAACTCAAGGATGGAAGTATCACTCTGCAGTTCCTGCATATTTGCATACAGATACCGCAGCCCTACCGCACTGTGTGTAAATCGTGAATTTAAAGTGGTGAGTATTATTTTCATCTGTTAAGAGAGATACTTTTTGATGTCAATTTGAACCTGTTGTGCTATCTGGATGCACTGTTGGGTAATCTTTTCATTTGCAAAAACAAACCATTTCTCTGTCTCACTTTTCATAAACAATTTTTCCTTTATAAATCTCATCTAAAAAGAGACCTTTTGCATCCTCTTTAATGGGAATAATATCTATAGGAATAATTTTTGAAATTTCACGTAATACTTTTCTGTATTTTAAAGAGAGGGTTAAAAAATTTTCATTTGAGTCTTGTATGACAGCAATATCAATATCATTTGGATTTTGGGAAGAGAGAAACGAACCAAAGAGTACAACACTGTCTATCTCTGAAAATTGAGAGAGTTTTGTTGTAATTGCATTTATGAAGGTTGTTTTTTTATTTTTTGTCAAGTACATAAGATATAGTAACATATTTTTTTTTGCAAAGGCTTAAAAGGAAAAACAGCCGAGAGTAAAAAAGGGGGAAAACTCGGCTGTTTTAAAAATTTATAGGAGTAAATATCTCTCTTATGAAAGGGGAAAAACATAATTGAGATATAGAATTATATTAATTATAAGTAAATGTTAGGTAAATAGCGTTTTTTTACCTTGTTTCATCGTACTCTTTTATCATGCGATCCAAGTCTTTGAAAAGCTCCATTGAAGCATCTTCCATTTTTTTGAAATTTTCTACTATGATTTTAGGATGGTCTGCTTTGAGAACACTGTGCTCTTTGACAAAAACCATGTTTTTAGCCACTGAATCATGCACAGTCGCATGTGGTGCATCCATTTTCTTAAAGGCAGTTGTATTTCCAAAGCGCTCTTGTCCTATGCCTAGGTACCACTGTCC
Encoded proteins:
- a CDS encoding PAS domain S-box protein produces the protein MKNSVFIGIGASAGGLQALKELFPLLPTDQEYVYIVAQHLDPHKKSALSEILTAYTVMPVSLITKDQQFLPNNVYVVPPGYNLIYTRHRLLLEKAPDTPHIPTPSIDTLFKSLSSYKKENCLGIVISGTGHDGTAGVRTIKEHGGITVAQSPKEAQYPEMPQHAIASGFIDYIFEVKEIAQNLVNIVHTAPGPFMKIVKLLKEKESLDIEKYKKETVMRRLSKRMLLNKCATLEEYIDYINANPDELHLLYQNILIGVTEFFRDEKSFEALRQHLEEYLSDKPDSYDLRVWSVACSTGEEAYSLAVTIDQIKQKLKKNFDVHIFATDIDEKALEVAKKGIYSKKALQKTPKKIRKEYFIPLDGAYKVKEAIRSQIIFTKHNVLCDPPFINQDIISCRNFLIYILPEVQEDLFVLFHYALKEKGLLFLGSSESTLTSVAYFKTLDQEHKIYIKEQLENPPKISSHYFSTHTHAKQNLSEVKTFTLKDINIQEEITNSVFELFSSECIIVDTNFTIVYKQGNNPFLELNDGFVTLNIVENLKKELQYSVKKILDQTAKSAKVQSTKFIEVKLGEKRQTFVKVIATPFANKQDAVFILLYFQELNANNLEFNTREIVLPNESYVIENLSNRVQELQEDNHALLDELMLSKENMQLLNEELQSANEELQSANEELETSNEELQSSNEELQVSIANEQKMQRQLSLILNSTHDGIIGLDLQGCHTFVNEAALTMLGYTEDELLGKNAHRIWHHTKPDGSHYPLEECMLHMHLIKGISVRKEELFFKKDGTPFDVEVLQNPIIEEGKVNGAVLSFHDITQKKKLLQEAEYEHKMNDLYLNSTETIVLILDLHGSVQMINNSGSKLLRLPKKKILGKNFIQHFVPKSKQPKMQNIFDAIVSQKAESVKEYTNQIVDAEGNKHTVSWRNTCIKDKNSTIVNIISSGIDITNQETLTKKLYEQEHLYRLTFEEADIGIAHVSLDGRLIDTNEYLTKLLGYTKQEFKNMHVADITFAQDRDTDRYMLEQLQNNEKKSYHVEKRYVHKNGTVIWVSLAVVLLVDEQKKPLYLLKIIRDISQLKLLMYQLEVEKNRFEKMIKFTPIPLMLYNTNGEILMLNKILQENTGYSLHEIPTIEKMLKKLFVHEDEKSMKSIRQYYKNPLKEPRQQQTITTKSKEKRVGILHAVKLDDQYNGNETLYLIAIVDITDIQKKDELMISQSRQAAMGDMLSMIAHQWRQPLSVISMVSNNIQAQLELQGSVDAKSLQELIHTLNGQTQYLSHTIDDFRNFFQPDKKKELVTADTVLKKLTHLVEKSLENNAITLAFAKNSDIEFCTYQNQLLQVLINILNNAKDAIKENTKEGGHISIDVTKQEEEIAFKICDNGGGIKPEILKKLGEPYVTSKSKNGTGLGIYMSKIIVEKHLGGELSWQNTDKGSCFMITLPLDRVCES
- a CDS encoding GGDEF/HDGYP domain-containing response regulator, with the protein product MINLKALQSLARKFKVLYVEDDMAVQTALTEYLKNFFADVTTAKDGVEGLERYKNGQFDIVITDLSMPRMDGIEMLQKIREINPQQALLITTAHSGSDYMSQAIKIGVDGYIIKPFDYEQLNYELYKVSEKLEVMQENEAYKKSLQRMVEQKTAELSAMIQFQHDNYEKTLLAMVKLIEERDTYTAGHSQRVAKYSKMIAQKMGLSQKECEKVYQAGILHDIGKIVTPDVVLLKPKKLNDLEYKLIQEHPQVGYRLLANIPMYAELADIVRDHHERCDGSGYPRGIKASEIDRLAKVMMIADCFDAMTTNRIYKGRKTPKEALEEIERLSGVQYDADAVKATLEVLKDVVVDKNINQLPHTDIEKERFAYFYKDSLTDLYNQSYLDVMLLQNSYDRKYAQLHLLRLKHFSRFNKESGWKEGDTVLVKIAKSLKGCFDLSMVFRIFGDDFAILDNGECNMKEIEQKINAILSNTIIKSDILNLTLDTQKSISVDDLEKL
- a CDS encoding B12-binding domain-containing radical SAM protein; the encoded protein is MKIILTTLNSRFTHSAVGLRYLYANMQELQSDTSILEFSINDAIQTIAEKLLLPQPDIIGIGVYIWNAKEVHELIHILKKVFPTTRIILGGPEVSYLPFRVNFDAADYIIQGEGDLAFYRLCKNIQNKVPTEKIIKMTLPDLKAIQLPYMYYTDEDIKNRYIYVEISRGCPFECEFCLSSMDEKVRAFNLDAVLEEFQKLWERGARNFKFVDRTFNLNMKAANKILDFFLEKEPPYFAHFEVIPDHFPASLREKIKRFPHGALQLEIGIQTLNPEIANNISRQLKLDKIKDNINFLENETTAHIHLDLIVGLPGESLESFGRNLDELMRMSSCEIQIGILKKLSGTHISRHDKEEGMVYSDIPPYDILKNNKLSFRDIQIMKRFARFWDLYYNSGNFKTTLPLLWQNESVYENFYAFGLWIYEQTDSTWKISLQRQGELLFSYLHVKKKIAEEEIAKYMLQDMMKLKGRAIPTYLKPYAKEFHSEAKMGTSGFNKRQI
- a CDS encoding nucleotidyltransferase domain-containing protein translates to MYLTKNKKTTFINAITTKLSQFSEIDSVVLFGSFLSSQNPNDIDIAVIQDSNENFLTLSLKYRKVLREISKIIPIDIIPIKEDAKGLFLDEIYKGKIVYEK